One part of the Candidatus Nealsonbacteria bacterium genome encodes these proteins:
- the pilO gene encoding type 4a pilus biogenesis protein PilO produces the protein MFSFKNLAIVFLLATLVVSALLVWPEYQKMKPLALKTEIVNSEIKAQEEYLSDLKEIKDKIEKEYKDKIALIDYAFPRDPNLPLLYDFIIKTCSQNGLILTGISNNVSEPSENQKQGIITINLQAAGSYLAQKSFISALENSARMFNVESVNFSSPPEADKPFDFSLSVKTQFVK, from the coding sequence ATGTTTTCTTTTAAAAACCTAGCTATCGTTTTTTTACTAGCAACTTTAGTCGTGTCAGCTCTTTTGGTTTGGCCCGAATATCAAAAAATGAAACCCTTAGCATTAAAAACAGAAATCGTTAATTCTGAAATTAAAGCCCAAGAAGAATATCTTTCTGATTTAAAAGAAATAAAAGATAAAATAGAAAAAGAATATAAGGATAAAATTGCTCTTATTGATTATGCTTTTCCGCGAGACCCGAACCTTCCCTTGCTTTATGATTTCATAATTAAAACCTGTTCTCAAAACGGTTTGATATTGACCGGGATTTCAAATAACGTTTCCGAGCCATCAGAAAATCAAAAACAAGGCATAATTACAATTAATCTTCAGGCAGCGGGAAGTTATTTGGCCCAAAAGAGCTTTATTTCCGCCCTGGAAAACTCGGCAAGGATGTTTAACGTAGAATCTGTCAATTTTTCTTCCCCACCAGAAGCAGACAAGCCTTTTGATTTTAGTTTGAGCGTAAAAACTCAATTTGTAAAATAA
- a CDS encoding GspE/PulE family protein, with translation MTLIQSLVKEKILDKKSAASFEYEIKNSGQKEEEFILSKKIVEEKLLFEFKSKNLKIPIKEPVLEDITLELLKLIPEDSANFYSMVPLSKKEKTLEIGMVYPEDLKAQEAVKFLARRQKISYKIFLITITSFREVLKKYKNLRKEVTRALEELEVELESEKTTFKVDEEELMRLVEEAPISKVVAVIVRHAVEGGASDVHIEPGRENSRVRFRLDGVLHASLFVPSRIHPAVVARIKILSKLKLDETRVPQDGRFSAQIGEDNIDFRVSTFPTNFGEKVVIRVLNPKTGMRTLEQIGFIPENCEKILKAINKPYGMILATGPTGCGKTTTLYAILRILNDEEVNIVTLEDPIEYFLPGINQSQTKPEIGYDFASGLRSIVRQDPDVIMVGEIRDKETASLSVHAALTGHIVLSTLHTNSASGVVPRFIDLGIESYLIPSSLSLAIAQRLVRRLCPECKEAVKPAEEAKKMILREIERLPEHMRKKTKINPNFTIFKPKGCKKCGGKGYSGRVAIVEILEMTDQLAELTLKRGSEAEVAEEAKRQGMITMRQDGILKVLSGETSIEEVIREASEI, from the coding sequence ATGACCTTAATCCAATCGTTGGTAAAAGAAAAAATTTTAGACAAAAAGAGCGCCGCCTCCTTTGAATATGAAATAAAAAATTCTGGCCAAAAAGAAGAAGAATTTATTTTATCCAAAAAAATAGTCGAAGAAAAACTTTTATTCGAGTTTAAAAGCAAGAATCTTAAAATACCCATAAAAGAACCGGTTTTGGAAGACATAACCCTTGAATTGTTAAAATTGATTCCCGAGGATTCGGCTAATTTTTATTCAATGGTGCCCTTGTCAAAAAAAGAAAAAACTTTAGAAATAGGAATGGTTTATCCGGAAGACTTAAAGGCCCAAGAGGCGGTAAAATTTTTAGCCAGAAGACAAAAAATATCTTACAAAATTTTTTTAATCACCATAACTTCTTTCAGGGAGGTATTAAAAAAATATAAGAACTTAAGAAAAGAGGTGACCCGAGCCCTGGAAGAATTAGAAGTTGAACTGGAAAGCGAAAAAACTACCTTCAAGGTTGACGAAGAAGAATTAATGAGATTGGTGGAAGAAGCCCCTATTTCAAAAGTAGTGGCGGTTATTGTCAGGCACGCCGTAGAAGGAGGAGCTTCCGATGTCCATATTGAACCGGGCCGGGAAAATTCCAGAGTCAGGTTCAGGTTGGACGGCGTTTTGCACGCTTCCCTTTTTGTGCCTTCGAGAATTCATCCGGCCGTAGTCGCCAGAATTAAAATTCTTTCAAAGTTGAAATTAGATGAAACAAGAGTCCCCCAGGATGGGAGATTTTCCGCTCAAATTGGAGAAGACAATATTGATTTTAGGGTTTCTACTTTTCCCACTAATTTCGGGGAAAAAGTGGTAATTCGAGTTTTAAATCCTAAAACCGGAATGAGAACATTGGAGCAAATAGGATTTATTCCGGAAAATTGTGAAAAAATATTAAAAGCGATTAACAAGCCCTATGGAATGATTTTAGCTACAGGCCCTACCGGTTGCGGAAAAACTACAACTTTGTATGCTATTTTAAGAATTTTAAACGACGAAGAAGTTAACATCGTTACCTTGGAAGACCCGATAGAATATTTTTTACCTGGGATAAATCAATCCCAGACCAAACCCGAAATTGGATACGACTTTGCTTCCGGGCTCCGCAGTATTGTTCGTCAGGACCCGGACGTAATTATGGTGGGAGAAATAAGAGATAAAGAAACAGCCTCTTTGTCTGTCCACGCTGCCCTTACGGGCCACATTGTTTTATCTACCCTTCATACCAACAGCGCTTCGGGAGTTGTTCCTCGTTTTATTGATTTGGGAATAGAATCTTATTTAATTCCTTCCAGTTTGAGCTTAGCCATTGCCCAGAGACTGGTGAGGCGGCTTTGCCCGGAATGCAAGGAAGCCGTAAAACCGGCAGAAGAAGCAAAAAAGATGATTTTAAGAGAAATAGAACGGCTTCCTGAACATATGAGAAAAAAAACAAAAATTAATCCTAATTTTACTATTTTCAAGCCCAAAGGTTGTAAAAAATGCGGAGGAAAGGGTTATTCGGGCAGAGTGGCAATAGTTGAAATTTTAGAAATGACCGACCAATTGGCCGAGCTGACCCTTAAAAGAGGTTCGGAAGCCGAAGTTGCCGAAGAGGCAAAACGCCAAGGAATGATTACAATGAGGCAAGACGGAATTTTGAAAGTTTTATCAGGAGAAACTTCCATTGAGGAGGTAATCAGGGAAGCGTCTGAAATTTAA
- a CDS encoding response regulator, with translation MKKIFLVEDDEFLIDIYITKLKESGFETEFAKDGKSALEFLKKEKPDLLVLDLVLPDIDGLDLLREIKKEDRFQSLPVIILSNLDKRLEEKDYAGLGVTKYLIKANHKPSEIVEEIKKIIQ, from the coding sequence ATGAAAAAAATTTTTTTGGTGGAAGACGACGAATTTTTAATCGACATTTACATTACCAAATTAAAAGAATCGGGGTTTGAGACCGAATTTGCGAAAGACGGAAAATCAGCCTTGGAATTTTTAAAAAAGGAAAAACCCGACCTTTTGGTTTTGGATTTGGTTTTGCCCGACATTGACGGATTGGACCTTTTGAGAGAAATTAAAAAAGAAGACCGATTTCAAAGCTTGCCGGTTATTATTCTTTCGAATTTAGACAAGAGACTTGAAGAAAAGGATTATGCGGGACTCGGGGTTACAAAATATTTGATTAAAGCCAACCACAAACCGAGTGAAATTGTTGAAGAGATTAAAAAAATAATACAATAA
- a CDS encoding type IV pilus twitching motility protein PilT codes for MEPKEELDELLSLTIKAGASDLHLSVGHPPVLRVDGRLSPLIKRKRLNAESSRELAFALMNKEQQERFLNKKEIDFSYTLEEKARFRVNIFFQKGTVSSALRLIPTKIPTIDELNLPPIIHQFTKPNQGFILVTGPSSHGKSTTLAALIDEINHTRTEHIITIEDPIEYVFQDDKCIIDQREVYQDTLSFTRALTSTFRQDPNVIMVGEMRDLETISTAITAAETGHLVFATLHTNSAAQTIHRIVDSFPSLQQGQIRAQLATSLFGVIAQKLIPRAKGGLIPALEIMFCNSAISSLIRDNKIHEIPLVIETSAEKGMVPLNRYLAELVRKGEISLRSALDYSSNPSELKALIRK; via the coding sequence ATGGAACCAAAAGAAGAACTTGACGAGCTATTATCTTTAACGATCAAGGCCGGAGCTTCCGACCTTCATCTTTCCGTAGGTCATCCTCCGGTTTTGAGAGTGGACGGCCGTCTTTCACCTTTAATTAAAAGAAAAAGATTGAACGCTGAAAGTTCAAGGGAACTGGCTTTTGCTTTAATGAACAAAGAACAGCAGGAAAGATTTTTAAATAAAAAAGAAATTGATTTTTCTTATACCCTTGAAGAAAAAGCCAGGTTCAGAGTGAATATTTTTTTTCAAAAGGGGACTGTCAGCTCTGCTTTGCGTTTGATACCGACAAAAATTCCAACCATTGACGAATTAAATTTACCGCCGATAATTCATCAATTTACCAAGCCCAATCAAGGGTTTATTTTGGTTACCGGTCCCAGCAGTCACGGGAAATCCACCACTTTGGCGGCTTTAATTGACGAAATAAACCATACGAGAACCGAACATATTATTACTATCGAAGACCCTATTGAATATGTCTTCCAGGATGACAAATGCATCATTGACCAGCGGGAAGTTTATCAGGATACTTTAAGCTTTACCCGGGCTTTAACCTCTACCTTTCGTCAGGACCCAAACGTGATTATGGTGGGAGAGATGAGAGATTTGGAAACCATATCAACGGCAATTACAGCTGCGGAAACGGGTCACTTGGTTTTTGCCACTCTTCATACTAATTCCGCCGCTCAAACCATTCATCGTATTGTGGACAGCTTTCCTTCGCTTCAGCAAGGTCAAATCAGGGCCCAATTGGCAACTTCCTTGTTTGGAGTTATTGCCCAAAAATTAATTCCAAGAGCCAAAGGTGGTTTGATACCGGCCCTTGAAATAATGTTTTGCAATTCCGCAATTTCCAGTTTGATTAGGGATAATAAAATCCATGAAATTCCTTTGGTAATTGAAACTTCGGCGGAAAAAGGAATGGTTCCTTTGAACAGATATTTGGCTGAACTGGTAAGAAAAGGAGAAATCAGCCTTAGAAGCGCTCTGGATTATTCTTCGAACCCCAGCGAATTGAAGGCCTTAATTAGGAAATAA
- a CDS encoding type II secretion system F family protein — MKFEYQARTKSGEMRTGIVEAVSREGAVLLLQGYGFFLTQLEEIESAPFYTKKIKLFSKASKKDLVMFSRQLSIMFRSEVPLVESLRTLSGQTQKEDFKEKIIKLSERIEGGIAFSQSLSSYPDLFDQFYINIVRSGESAGKLSDSLSYLADHLERDYYLRSKIRGAMIYPILIICMVIGVIFLMTYFVLPQLIELLKSTNQELPLITRVIIGATDFARSWKGVVSMIGFAVFLFLLFSFSKTEKGKARKDKMVLKLPMLGNFFKMVYVSRFAENLSTLISGGLPIAKSLEIAGNVVGNTCYEEAILKTTDEVKKGEKISTVLSRYPELFPAMFTTMIMVGEKTGTLDTSLLNVVNFYRQEIERGIEDLLKILEPVLILFLGLGVGLVVGAILVPLYQAVSSA, encoded by the coding sequence ATGAAATTTGAATATCAAGCCAGAACAAAAAGCGGTGAAATGCGAACCGGAATAGTGGAAGCAGTTTCCAGGGAAGGGGCCGTGTTGCTTTTACAAGGATACGGATTTTTTCTCACTCAGCTGGAAGAAATAGAAAGCGCTCCTTTTTATACCAAAAAAATAAAATTATTTAGCAAGGCCTCAAAAAAAGACTTGGTAATGTTTTCCCGCCAGCTTTCCATTATGTTTAGGTCGGAGGTTCCCTTGGTTGAATCTTTGAGAACCTTGTCCGGTCAGACACAGAAAGAAGATTTTAAGGAAAAGATTATAAAACTTTCCGAGAGAATAGAGGGCGGAATCGCTTTTTCCCAGTCCTTGTCAAGCTACCCTGATTTATTTGACCAGTTTTATATCAATATTGTCAGGTCAGGAGAGAGCGCCGGAAAACTTTCCGATTCTTTAAGCTACTTGGCCGACCATTTGGAAAGGGATTATTATCTTCGTTCCAAAATAAGGGGAGCCATGATATATCCGATTTTAATCATTTGCATGGTTATCGGCGTTATTTTTTTAATGACCTATTTTGTTCTTCCCCAGTTGATTGAGCTTTTAAAATCAACCAACCAAGAGCTTCCTTTGATTACCAGGGTTATAATCGGGGCAACCGATTTTGCCAGAAGCTGGAAAGGGGTTGTTTCAATGATTGGTTTTGCAGTTTTTTTATTTTTGTTGTTCAGTTTTTCAAAAACGGAAAAAGGCAAGGCAAGAAAAGATAAAATGGTTTTGAAACTGCCCATGCTCGGTAATTTTTTTAAAATGGTGTATGTGTCGAGATTTGCCGAGAATCTTTCCACCCTGATTTCCGGAGGCTTGCCCATTGCCAAATCCCTGGAAATTGCGGGCAATGTTGTGGGAAATACCTGTTACGAAGAAGCGATTTTAAAAACCACCGATGAAGTTAAAAAAGGAGAGAAAATCTCAACGGTTTTGAGCCGTTATCCGGAACTTTTTCCGGCAATGTTTACCACGATGATTATGGTGGGGGAGAAAACCGGAACTTTGGATACTTCCCTGCTTAATGTGGTGAATTTTTATCGCCAGGAGATCGAGAGGGGCATTGAAGACCTTTTGAAGATTTTAGAGCCGGTTTTGATTTTATTTTTGGGGCTTGGTGTGGGACTGGTGGTGGGAGCTATTTTGGTTCCCCTTTACCAGGCGGTTTCTTCGGCTTAA